The following proteins are encoded in a genomic region of Ammospiza caudacuta isolate bAmmCau1 chromosome 13, bAmmCau1.pri, whole genome shotgun sequence:
- the LOC131563486 gene encoding hepatocyte nuclear factor 4-beta-like has product MKLCQSIMDMDMPDYVDSLDSSYTMLEFDNLRMLPNNTEAIAAESANPNLLPNGVSSLCSICGDRATGKHYGASSCDGCKGFFRRSVRKNHVYSCRFNRQCVIDKDKRNQCRYCRLKKCFRAGMKKEAVQNERDRISIRRSSYEDNGSLSINILTQAEAMAQQYLPLSPVHSADIAMKKIATINDVCESMKQQLLVLVEWAKYIPAFCELPLDDQVALLRAHAGEHLLLGVAKRSIPYTDFLLLGNDFIIPMHCPELEIARVATRILDELVKPLRDIQIDDNEYACLKAIIFFDPDCRGLSEPGKVKNMRFQVQVNLEDYINDRQYDSRGRFSDILLLLPPLQSITWQMIEQVQFVKLFGVARIDSLLQEMLLGGTSADLQYQSAPPNLNLEPLPGHVLQSNMTSVIHTAPDPSPETSLPSPSASTGSEDYKLGSSAGPSTVVQLLPHTAMPKQEI; this is encoded by the exons AGGCCATTGCGGCCGAGTCAGCAAACCCCAACCTGCTCCCCAACGGTgtcagctccctgtgctccatctgtggggacagagccactGGCAAGCACTACGGGGCCTCCAGCTGTGATGGCTGCAAAGGCTTCTTCAGGAGGAGCGTCCGCAAGAACCACGTCTACTCCTGCAG GTTCAACCGACAGTGTGTGATAGACAAAGACAAGAGGAACCAGTGCAGGTACTGCAGGCTGAAGAAATGCTTCAGAGCTGGCATGAAGAAAGAAG CCGTGCAGAACGAGCGTGACAGGATCAGCATCCGCAGGAGCAGCTATGAGGACAATGGCTCCCTCTCCATCAACATCCTCACCCAGGCTGaggccatggcacagcag TATTTACCCCTGAGCCCCGTGCACAGTGCAGACATTGCCATGAAGAAGATTGCCACCATCAACGACGTGTGTGAATCCatgaaacagcagctcctggtgctggtggAATGGGCAAAATACATCCCAGCCTTCTGCGAGCTCCCCCTCGACGACCAG GTTGCCTTGCTCAGAGCCCATGCAGGTGAACATCTGCTCCTTGGGGTGGCCAAGAGGTCCATACCATACACTGATTTCCTGCTGTTAG GGAATGATTTCATCATCCCAATGCACTGCCCAGAGCTGGAAATCGCTCGTGTGGCCACCAGAATCTTGGACGAGCTGGTGAAGCCCCTGCGGGACATCCAGATCGACGACAACGAGTACGCCTGCCTGAAAGCCATCATCTTCTTTGACCCAG ACTGCAGAGGGCTGAGCGAGCCGGGCAAGGTGAAGAACATGCGCTTCCAGGTGCAGGTGAACCTGGAGGATTACATCAACGACCGCCAGTACGACTCGCGGGGCCGCTTCAGCgacatcctgctgctgctgccgcccctGCAGAGCATCACCTGGCAGATGATCGAGCAGGTGCAGTTTGTGAAGCTCTTCGGAGTGGCCAGGATCGACAGCttgctgcaggagatgctgctgggag GAACCTCTGCTGATCTCCAGTACCAGTCAGCACCTCCCAACCTCAACCTGGAACCACTGCCAGGACATGTCCTGCAAAGCAACATGACCTCTGTGATCCACACTGCTCCAGACC cctctcctgagACATCCCTTCCATctccctctgccagcacaggcagtgaAGACTATAAGCTAGGCTCTAGCGCAGGGCCCAGCACCgtggtgcagctgctgcctcacacAGCCATGCCCAAGCAGGAGATCTGa